From one Humulus lupulus chromosome 8, drHumLupu1.1, whole genome shotgun sequence genomic stretch:
- the LOC133795076 gene encoding F-box protein CPR1-like, with protein MGSLPGDAILNILCRLSVKDLLRYRCVSKPWCSLIDDPHFVRTHLEHSMETDSNLSLIRGDRELHSIDVDTLDSAIRLNPVDVCGVEILGCFNGLLVLTNSIGDMAIWNPSTRRYKMLLLSDLIENPFPNGIIEFGIAGFGYDSVNDDHKLLRMIHYFGVDIRSFRSEIKVYSLKYNTWKRVGDFPYRDGYKHHGIGVFVSGSLHWMVTRESQSYASFFVVAFDFATEEYREISLPEKKASEKEAFYTNLAPLGGWLCMVCIYSGNEKADHVDIWAMKEYGVKESWTKLVSVFPSSVTGPFDYATPLVYFKNARQLLLDQGGEKFMLYDLKKNTAKSVIKISDITKCFDTFVCVRSLVGLGGGKRGSKGKKAEENGNKRKKQEQQLRGRKR; from the coding sequence ATGGGGAGCCTCCCAGGGGACGCAATCCTCAACATCCTCTGCCGACTATCGGTCAAAGATCTGCTGCGGTACAGGTGCGTTTCCAAGCCCTGGTGCTCCCTAATCGACGACCCTCATTTCGTCAGGACGCACCTCGAACACTCCATGGAAACCGATTCCAACCTCAGCCTCATTCGCGGCGACCGAGAGCTCCACTCAATAGATGTCGACACTCTCGACTCAGCCATACGACTTAATCCCGTCGACGTGTGTGGGGTCGAGATTTTGGGTTGTTTCAATGGTTTGCTCGTTCTGACAAATTCAATTGGAGATATGGCTATCTGGAACCCATCCACTAGAAGGTACAAGATGCTTCTCCTTTCTGATCTTATCGAGAACCCATTTCCGAACGGTATTATCGAGTTTGGAATCGCCGGATTTGGGTACGACTCTGTGAATGACGACCATAAGTTGCTTAGGATGATACATTATTTTGGGGTGGATATTCGATCTTTCCGCTCTGAGATCAAGGTTTATAGCCTAAAATACAACACTTGGAAGAGGGTTGGTGATTTTCCCTACCGTGATGGTTATAAACATCATGGGATCGGCGTTTTCGTTAGCGGTTCTTTGCATTGGATGGTGACCCGGGAGTCCCAATCCTATGCTTCCTTCTTCGTTGTCGCTTTTGATTTTGCTACCGAGGAATACCGCGAAATCTCGCTGCCGGAGAAGAAGGCTAGTGAGAAAGAGGCTTTTTACACGAACCTGGCACCACTAGGCGGGTGGCTTTGTATGGTATGCATCTACAGTGGGAATGAGAAAGCGGACCATGTTGACATCTGGGCAATGAAAGAATATGGGGTTAAGGAGTCTTGGACTAAGCTGGTCTCGGTGTTTCCTTCGAGTGTGACTGGCCCTTTCGACTATGCCACTCCACTTGTGTACTTCAAGAATGCCCGTCAGCTTCTTTTGGATCAGGGTGGTGAAAAGTTTATGTTGTATGATCTGAAAAAGAATACGGCTAAGAGTGTGATTAAGATTTCTGACATTACTAAATGTTTTGACACTTTTGTTTGTGTGAGAAGTCTTGTGGGACTTGGTGGAGGTAAAAGGGGCAGCAAGGGGAAGAAGGCAGAGGAGAATGGGAATAAAAGAAAGAAGCAGGAGCAGCAACTGAGAGGACGTAAGAGGTAA
- the LOC133795075 gene encoding F-box protein CPR1-like has protein sequence MTNVPPEIITDILIRLPVKDLLRYRCVSKPWCSLIDSHDFIKRHLSHSKETYSNTGLVLNWSELYWVDLDTLNSAVELNHPIDFGGGTEVLGSCNGLLALFNSYDDVALWNPFTKRYRNLPITEIEFPSDGLCVGQYMIYGFGHDPINDDYKLIRLIQFYGDDDDSFDSEVKVYSLKAKTWKRIKDFPYYLRYNRSYGVHVGNALHWVVSRKPISDVSKLIGAFDIVSEEYHVVPQPDYVDDDFCMTLNVLGGCLCLICNYTSNQSNDFSRESKVDRVDIWVMKEYGVKESWTKLYSVVQSDVISSFNYVFPVTYLKYPGNKILMDQDSKKFILYDLGRNKAESVMIPGMPELFEECVCLQSLVGLGGRDGELSGKKAEKLSRKGWLVKREKKGKHEEATKRKDKRDDFLSRGFRQVLLMKLKS, from the exons ATGACGAACGTCCCACCGGAGATCATCACCGACATACTTATTCGGCTCCCCGTCAAGGATCTCCTCCGCTACAGGTGCGTATCCAAGCCATGGTGCTCCTTGATCGACAGCCATGATTTCATCAAAAGGCACCTCAGTCACTCCAAGGAAACCTACTCCAACACCGGCCTTGTTCTCAACTGGAGCGAGCTCTACTGGGTCGACCTGGACACTCTTAACTCCGCCGTGGAACTCAATCACCCAATCGATTTTGGGGGCGGTACCGAAGTTTTGGGCTCTTGCAATGGCTTACTTGCCCTGTTTAATTCGTATGACGATGTGGCTTTGTGGAATCCATTCACTAAAAGGTACAGGAACTTACCCATTACTGAGATTGAATTTCCAAGCGACGGTTTATGTGTTGGTCAATATATGATTTACGGATTTGGGCATGACCCCATTAATGATGATTACAAGTTAATAAGGTTGATACAGTTTTATGGGGATGATGACGACTCTTTTGACTCTGAGGTTAAAGTTTATAGCCTAAAAGCCAAAACATGGAAGAGGATTAAGGACTTTCCTTATTACCTTCGTTATAATCGTTCGTATGGTGTTCATGTTGGCAATGCTTTACATTGGGTTGTGTCCCGGAAACCAATATCTGATGTTTCCAAGTTAATTGGTGCTTTTGATATTGTCAGCGAGGAATACCATGTGGTGCCTCAACCTGATTATGTGGACGACGATTTTTGCATGACTTTGAATGTCTTAGGAGGTTGCCTTTGTCTGATTTGTAATTACACCTCGAACCAATCTAATGATTTTTCTCGGGAAAGCAAGGTTGACCGCGTTGACATATGGGTGATGAAGGAATATGGGGTTAAGGAGTCTTGGACTAAGCTGTACTCCGTTGTACAATCAGATGTGATAAGCTCTTTCAATTATGTGTTCCCAGTTACATACTTGAAGTATCCTGGTAATAAAATTCTAATGGATCAGGATTCCAAAAAgtttattttgtatgatttggGAAGGAATAAGGCTGAGAGTGTGATGATTCCCGGTATGCCTGAACTATTTGAAGAGTGTGTGTGCCTGCAAAGCCTTGTTGGACTTGGTGGTAGAGATGGGGAACTCTCTGGGAAGAAGGCAGAGAAGCTTAGCAGGAAGGGGTGGCTGGTGAAGAGGGAGAAGAAGGGCAAGCACGAAGAAGCTACTAAGAGGAAGGACAAGAG GGACGATTTCCTGTCGAGGGGATTCAGACAGGTGCTGTTGATGAAGCTAAAG TCTTAA